The following proteins are co-located in the Microbacterium immunditiarum genome:
- a CDS encoding bifunctional 2-methylcitrate synthase/citrate synthase: MTTEPDIKKGLAGVVVDYTAISKVNPETNSLLYRGYPVQELAATQPFEAVAYLLWHGELPDEVQLAQLRTLERSYRHLPADVRAVIDRVPIDAHPMDEVRTAASLIGARDLAGMGSVLDASGSAEENLARSIRLFAVLPAIVAYGQRRRRGLDPIEPRDDLDYAANFLWMTFGDVPEDVVVDAFNRSMILYAEHSFNASTFTARVIASTLSDLYSAVVGAIGALKGPLHGGANEAVLHIFDEIGDASNVVPWLDEALAHKRKIMGFGHRVYKRGDSRVPTMKAALDTLVEHYGRQEVAELYDKLESEFVSRKGIYPNLDYPSGPAYNLMGFDTPTFTPLFVAARVTGWTAHIMEQLASNALIRPLSAYNGPDERHVEGYVPDEAMAAVAARAEEAAD; encoded by the coding sequence ATGACGACGGAGCCGGACATCAAGAAGGGACTCGCGGGTGTCGTCGTCGACTACACCGCGATCTCGAAGGTGAATCCCGAGACCAACTCGCTGCTGTACCGCGGATACCCCGTGCAGGAGCTCGCGGCGACGCAGCCGTTCGAGGCGGTCGCGTACCTGCTGTGGCACGGCGAGCTTCCCGACGAGGTGCAGCTCGCGCAGCTGCGCACCCTGGAGCGCTCGTACCGCCACCTTCCCGCCGACGTGCGCGCGGTCATCGACCGAGTCCCGATCGACGCCCACCCGATGGACGAGGTGCGCACCGCGGCGAGTCTCATCGGCGCGCGCGACCTCGCCGGCATGGGTTCGGTGCTCGACGCGAGCGGCAGCGCCGAAGAGAACCTGGCGCGCAGCATCCGCCTGTTCGCCGTCCTTCCCGCGATCGTCGCGTACGGCCAGCGCCGCCGGCGCGGACTCGACCCCATCGAGCCCCGCGACGACCTCGACTACGCCGCGAACTTCCTGTGGATGACGTTCGGCGACGTGCCCGAGGACGTCGTGGTCGACGCGTTCAACCGCTCGATGATCCTGTACGCCGAGCACTCGTTCAACGCCTCGACGTTCACCGCCCGGGTCATCGCGTCGACGCTGAGCGACCTGTACTCCGCGGTCGTCGGCGCGATCGGCGCCCTCAAGGGACCCCTGCACGGCGGGGCGAACGAGGCCGTGCTGCACATCTTCGACGAGATCGGCGACGCCTCGAACGTCGTGCCGTGGCTCGACGAGGCGCTCGCGCACAAGCGCAAGATCATGGGCTTCGGGCACCGCGTCTACAAGCGCGGCGACTCGCGCGTGCCCACGATGAAGGCCGCCCTCGACACGCTCGTCGAGCACTACGGCCGGCAGGAGGTCGCGGAGCTCTACGACAAGCTCGAGTCGGAGTTCGTGTCGCGGAAGGGCATCTACCCGAACCTCGACTACCCGTCAGGCCCCGCCTACAACCTCATGGGCTTCGACACGCCGACCTTCACGCCGCTGTTCGTCGCCGCGCGCGTGACCGGGTGGACGGCGCACATCATGGAGCAGCTCGCCTCGAACGCGCTCATCCGGCCGCTGTCGGCGTACAACGGCCCCGATGAGCGTCACGTCGAGGGCTATGTGCCGGATGAGGCGATGGCCGCGGTCGCGGCGCGCGCCGAGGAGGCCGCCGACTGA
- a CDS encoding VOC family protein — MPHGDITHVDIPVTDFAKATEFYSRLFGWQIAEVPGFEGYPMWQAPNKISGGALAQRSEGFTQPRSYVEVDSIDDVIATARASGGSVAVEKSEITPTSWWAAIVDPDGNVIGLFEGTTEAEES, encoded by the coding sequence ATGCCACACGGCGACATCACTCACGTCGACATCCCCGTCACCGACTTCGCGAAGGCGACGGAGTTCTACTCGCGCCTGTTCGGATGGCAGATCGCCGAGGTCCCCGGCTTCGAGGGATACCCGATGTGGCAGGCGCCCAACAAGATCAGCGGCGGGGCCCTCGCGCAGCGCAGCGAGGGCTTCACGCAGCCTCGGTCCTACGTCGAGGTGGACTCGATCGACGACGTCATCGCCACCGCGCGGGCATCCGGTGGATCGGTCGCGGTCGAGAAGTCCGAGATCACCCCGACGAGCTGGTGGGCCGCGATCGTCGACCCGGACGGCAACGTGATCGGGCTCTTCGAGGGAACGACCGAGGCCGAGGAGTCGTGA
- the prpB gene encoding methylisocitrate lyase, translated as MLYSTVTAADKRRAFRERLATGELLRFPGAFNPLSARLIERKGFEGVYISGAVLSADLGLPDIGLTTLTEVAGRGQQIARMTDLPAIIDADTGFGEPMNVARTIQTLEDAGLSGTHIEDQINPKRCGHLDGKAVVDEDTAIKRIRAAADARRDPNFLIMARTDIRAVEGLDAAIDRAKALVDAGADAIFPEAMRSLDEFAAVRAAVDVPILANMTEFGKSELFSVDQLRDVGVNIVIWPVSLLRIAMGAASGALDTLIEEGHLTRRLGEMQHRADLYDLIDYESYNHFDTNVFNFHIER; from the coding sequence ATGCTGTACTCGACCGTCACGGCCGCCGACAAGCGGCGCGCCTTCCGCGAGCGGCTCGCGACGGGGGAGCTCCTGCGGTTCCCCGGCGCGTTCAATCCGCTGTCGGCGCGCCTCATCGAGCGCAAGGGGTTCGAGGGCGTCTACATCTCGGGTGCCGTGCTGTCCGCCGACCTCGGCCTGCCCGACATCGGTCTCACGACACTGACGGAGGTCGCGGGGCGCGGACAGCAGATCGCGCGCATGACCGACCTGCCGGCGATCATCGACGCGGACACGGGGTTCGGCGAGCCGATGAACGTCGCCCGCACGATCCAGACGCTCGAGGACGCGGGTCTTTCCGGCACCCACATCGAGGATCAGATCAACCCCAAGCGCTGCGGCCACCTCGACGGCAAGGCCGTCGTCGACGAGGACACCGCGATCAAGCGCATCCGGGCGGCGGCGGATGCGCGGCGCGACCCGAACTTCCTCATCATGGCGCGCACCGACATCCGCGCGGTCGAGGGCCTCGACGCGGCGATCGACCGCGCGAAGGCGCTCGTCGACGCCGGCGCCGACGCGATCTTCCCCGAGGCGATGCGCAGCCTCGATGAGTTCGCGGCGGTGCGCGCGGCGGTCGATGTGCCGATCCTCGCGAACATGACGGAGTTCGGCAAGAGCGAGCTCTTCTCGGTCGACCAGCTGCGCGACGTCGGGGTGAACATCGTGATCTGGCCCGTCTCGCTCCTGCGGATCGCGATGGGCGCGGCGTCCGGTGCTCTGGATACGCTCATCGAAGAAGGTCATCTCACCAGGAGACTCGGCGAGATGCAGCACCGCGCCGACCTGTACGACCTCATCGACTACGAGTCCTACAACCACTTCGACACGAACGTCTTCAACTTCCACATCGAGCGCTGA
- a CDS encoding Re/Si-specific NAD(P)(+) transhydrogenase subunit alpha: MARIGIVRERSDARVGATPANVTALVALGYEVVVERGAGAASSFPDAAYEASGARVVDAPEAWGSDLVLKIDPPTRDEIDRLADGAAIAALLSPALRPDLLEALSTRSLTAIALDAVPRISRAQSMDVLSSMANIAGYRAIVEAAHEFGRFFTGQVTAAGKVPPAKVLVAGAGVAGLAAIGAASSLGAIVRATDPRPEVADQVRSIGGEYLAVEAGERMQSTDGYAKATSEDYDRAAAELYAEQVRDVDIVVTTALIPGRAAPRLITAEMVATMKPGSVIVDMAAAQGGNVEGSVNGRRTVTENGVVILGYSDLASRLPAQASQLYGTNLVNLLKLLTPNKDGTLVIDFDDVVQRAVTVVREGETTWPPPPVSVSAPPAPATAAATAAEQAEPKRMPVWGRAALIAAGIVALFAIAAIAPPPLPQHLTVLVLSVVVGFYVIGKVHHALHTPLMSVTNAISGIIVVGAMLQVTSGDPVVQALAFAAILVASINVFGGFAVTRRMLKMFFREDAPAPSAGATR, translated from the coding sequence GTGGCTCGGATCGGAATCGTGCGTGAGAGATCGGACGCGCGCGTCGGCGCGACACCCGCGAACGTGACAGCGCTCGTGGCGCTCGGCTACGAGGTCGTGGTCGAACGCGGGGCGGGTGCGGCGTCGTCGTTCCCGGATGCCGCGTACGAGGCATCCGGCGCACGCGTCGTCGACGCGCCGGAGGCGTGGGGGAGCGACCTCGTGCTCAAGATCGACCCGCCCACGCGCGACGAGATCGACCGGCTCGCCGACGGAGCCGCGATCGCGGCGCTGCTGTCGCCCGCGCTGCGCCCCGACCTGCTCGAGGCGCTCAGCACGCGCAGCCTCACGGCGATCGCGCTCGACGCCGTGCCCCGCATCTCGCGTGCGCAGTCGATGGATGTGCTGAGCTCGATGGCGAACATCGCCGGGTACCGTGCGATCGTCGAGGCGGCGCACGAGTTCGGGCGGTTCTTCACGGGGCAGGTGACCGCGGCCGGCAAGGTGCCGCCCGCGAAGGTGCTCGTCGCGGGTGCGGGGGTCGCCGGCCTCGCCGCGATCGGCGCCGCGTCGAGCCTCGGCGCGATCGTGCGCGCGACCGACCCCCGGCCCGAGGTCGCCGACCAGGTGCGCTCGATCGGCGGCGAGTACCTCGCGGTCGAGGCGGGTGAGCGGATGCAGTCGACCGACGGCTACGCGAAGGCGACGTCCGAGGACTACGACCGGGCCGCGGCCGAGCTCTACGCCGAGCAGGTGCGCGACGTCGACATCGTCGTCACGACGGCGCTCATCCCCGGCCGGGCCGCGCCGCGGCTCATCACGGCCGAGATGGTCGCGACCATGAAGCCGGGGAGCGTCATCGTCGACATGGCCGCCGCGCAGGGCGGCAACGTCGAGGGATCGGTCAACGGCCGGCGCACCGTCACCGAGAACGGGGTCGTGATCCTCGGGTACTCCGACCTCGCGTCGCGACTTCCGGCGCAGGCGTCGCAGCTGTACGGCACGAACCTCGTCAACCTGCTGAAGCTGCTCACGCCGAACAAGGACGGCACGCTCGTCATCGACTTCGACGACGTCGTGCAGCGCGCGGTCACCGTCGTGCGCGAGGGCGAGACGACGTGGCCACCGCCCCCGGTGTCGGTCTCGGCGCCGCCCGCACCCGCGACCGCCGCAGCGACGGCGGCCGAGCAGGCGGAGCCGAAGCGGATGCCGGTGTGGGGAAGGGCCGCGCTCATCGCCGCGGGCATCGTGGCTCTGTTCGCGATCGCCGCGATCGCGCCGCCCCCACTGCCGCAGCACCTCACAGTGCTCGTGCTGTCGGTCGTCGTCGGGTTCTACGTGATCGGCAAGGTGCATCACGCGCTGCACACGCCGCTCATGTCGGTGACCAACGCGATCTCGGGCATCATCGTCGTCGGCGCGATGCTGCAGGTCACCAGCGGTGACCCGGTCGTGCAGGCGCTCGCGTTCGCGGCGATCCTCGTCGCGAGCATCAACGTCTTCGGCGGCTTCGCTGTCACGCGGCGCATGCTGAAGATGTTCTTCCGAGAAGACGCTCCCGCTCCGAGCGCTGGGGCGACCCGGTGA
- a CDS encoding hotdog fold thioesterase: MTQELRDGVAAQPERTSVWFGDIAPIDFDEMAEQTLIRNLGIEIVEIRDDALVGRMPVDHRTVQPAGVLHGGASVALAETLASWAGFLAVDRERFHVVGQEINANHIRPLTSGSVIGTAKPINIGRRAHVWEIRIVEEGTGRLVCISRCTLAVIEQRSTYGRPGERGA; this comes from the coding sequence GTGACGCAGGAGCTTCGCGACGGAGTCGCGGCACAGCCGGAGCGCACGAGTGTGTGGTTCGGTGACATCGCGCCGATCGACTTCGACGAGATGGCCGAGCAGACGCTCATCCGAAACCTCGGCATCGAGATCGTCGAGATCCGTGACGACGCTCTGGTGGGGCGGATGCCGGTCGACCACCGCACCGTCCAGCCCGCAGGCGTCCTCCACGGCGGCGCCTCGGTCGCGCTCGCCGAGACGCTCGCGTCGTGGGCGGGGTTCCTCGCCGTCGACCGCGAGCGGTTCCACGTCGTGGGGCAGGAGATCAACGCGAACCACATCCGCCCCCTCACGAGCGGGTCGGTCATCGGCACGGCGAAGCCGATCAACATCGGCCGACGCGCCCACGTGTGGGAGATCCGCATCGTCGAGGAGGGCACGGGGCGGCTCGTGTGCATCTCGCGGTGCACGCTCGCGGTGATCGAGCAGCGCAGCACGTACGGGAGGCCCGGGGAGCGGGGCGCTTAG
- the pntB gene encoding Re/Si-specific NAD(P)(+) transhydrogenase subunit beta: MTAESIAAAAYIVAALLFIMSLAGLSRHESARNGVVYGIVGMTIALAATIVLTVLDAWSAGATFGLVLLVVAVLIGAAIGLWRARVVEMTGMPQLIALLHSFVGLAAVLVGWNGYLDEPELSAELVGIHHAEVFIGVFIGAVTFTGSIVAFLKLSARMSSAPLVLPGRNAMNLGALVVFVALTVWFVIDPQLWLLIAVTALALALGWHLVASIGGGDMPVVVSMLNSYSGWAAAAAGFLLNNDLLIVTGALVGSSGAYLSYIMCKAMNRSFLSVIAGGFGIEAPAASDAEHGEYRELAPDDVAQLLRDADSVIITPGYGMAVAQAQYPVAGLTSRLRELGVNVRFGIHPVAGRLPGHMNVLLAEARVPYDIVLGMDEINDDFATTDVVLVIGANDTVNPAAAEDPSSPIAGMPVLRVWEAQQVVVFKRSMASGYAGVANPLFSRENAAMLFGDAKQRVEDILREL; encoded by the coding sequence GTGACGGCCGAGTCGATCGCGGCGGCCGCCTACATCGTCGCCGCGCTGCTGTTCATCATGAGCCTCGCGGGGCTCAGCCGCCACGAGAGCGCCCGCAACGGCGTCGTCTACGGCATCGTCGGCATGACGATCGCGCTCGCCGCGACGATCGTCCTCACGGTGCTCGACGCGTGGAGCGCCGGCGCCACGTTCGGGCTCGTGCTGCTCGTCGTCGCCGTCCTCATCGGGGCGGCGATCGGCCTCTGGCGCGCTCGCGTCGTCGAGATGACCGGCATGCCGCAGCTCATCGCGCTGCTGCACAGCTTCGTCGGCCTGGCGGCCGTGCTCGTGGGGTGGAACGGATACCTCGACGAGCCCGAGCTGTCGGCCGAGCTCGTCGGGATCCACCACGCCGAGGTCTTCATCGGCGTCTTCATCGGCGCCGTGACGTTCACGGGATCGATCGTCGCGTTCCTCAAGCTCTCCGCCCGTATGTCGTCGGCGCCGCTCGTGCTGCCCGGTCGCAACGCGATGAACCTCGGCGCCCTCGTCGTGTTCGTCGCACTCACCGTGTGGTTCGTGATCGACCCCCAGCTGTGGCTGCTCATCGCCGTGACGGCGCTGGCCCTCGCGCTCGGCTGGCACCTCGTGGCGTCGATCGGCGGCGGCGACATGCCCGTCGTCGTGTCGATGCTCAACAGCTACTCGGGATGGGCGGCCGCAGCGGCCGGGTTCCTGCTCAACAACGACCTGCTCATCGTCACGGGCGCGCTCGTCGGGTCATCCGGTGCGTACCTGTCGTACATCATGTGCAAGGCGATGAACCGCTCGTTCCTCTCGGTCATCGCGGGCGGTTTCGGCATCGAGGCTCCCGCGGCCTCGGACGCCGAGCACGGCGAGTACCGCGAACTCGCTCCGGACGACGTCGCGCAGCTGTTGCGGGACGCCGACAGCGTCATCATCACGCCCGGCTACGGCATGGCGGTCGCGCAGGCGCAGTATCCCGTCGCGGGGCTCACGAGCCGCCTGCGCGAGCTCGGCGTGAACGTTCGGTTCGGCATCCACCCGGTCGCCGGTCGCCTCCCCGGGCACATGAACGTGCTGCTCGCGGAGGCTCGCGTGCCGTACGACATCGTGCTCGGCATGGACGAGATCAACGACGACTTCGCGACCACCGACGTCGTGCTCGTGATCGGCGCGAACGACACCGTGAACCCCGCCGCCGCGGAGGATCCCAGCTCGCCGATCGCGGGGATGCCGGTGCTGCGCGTGTGGGAGGCCCAGCAGGTGGTCGTGTTCAAGCGCTCGATGGCGTCGGGGTACGCGGGCGTCGCGAACCCGCTGTTCTCCCGCGAGAACGCGGCCATGCTCTTCGGCGACGCCAAGCAGCGCGTGGAGGACATCCTGCGCGAGCTGTAG
- a CDS encoding GntR family transcriptional regulator, translated as MRASDRAYRTLLDEIQTGALPSGAVLAEVEQATRLGVSRTPLREALGRLAADGLVVQQSPRVTVVADVDADDIRALFEVRRALEESAARTASQRGDGAEFAALAEQFAAASVDGPDATDDYYALIARFDAALDAAVANDYLTAALRTVRTHLVRVRRLARDNPERLAASVAEHRLIASAIAAGDAELAAHATHVHLHNALASILASLDQASTDPATGRAPVAALAGGRLTKGRA; from the coding sequence ATGCGCGCGAGCGACCGCGCCTACCGCACCCTTCTCGACGAGATCCAGACCGGCGCCCTCCCCTCCGGAGCCGTGCTCGCCGAGGTGGAGCAGGCGACGCGCCTCGGGGTGAGCCGCACCCCCTTGCGCGAGGCCCTCGGGCGCCTCGCCGCCGACGGGCTGGTCGTCCAGCAGTCGCCCCGCGTCACGGTCGTCGCCGACGTCGACGCCGACGACATCCGCGCCCTGTTCGAGGTGCGTCGCGCGCTCGAGGAGTCCGCCGCCCGGACGGCCTCCCAGCGGGGCGACGGCGCCGAGTTCGCCGCCCTCGCCGAGCAGTTCGCCGCGGCATCCGTCGACGGTCCCGACGCGACCGACGACTACTACGCCCTCATCGCACGCTTCGACGCGGCCCTCGACGCCGCCGTTGCGAACGACTACCTGACCGCCGCGCTGCGGACGGTGCGCACGCACCTCGTGCGCGTGCGCCGGCTCGCGCGTGACAACCCCGAGCGGCTCGCGGCCTCGGTCGCCGAGCACCGCCTCATCGCGAGCGCGATCGCCGCAGGAGACGCCGAGCTCGCCGCGCATGCGACGCACGTGCACCTGCACAACGCCCTCGCGAGCATCCTCGCTTCGCTCGACCAGGCCTCGACGGATCCGGCGACCGGCCGCGCGCCCGTCGCCGCCCTCGCCGGCGGGCGCCTCACGAAAGGAAGAGCATGA
- a CDS encoding MmgE/PrpD family protein — protein MTVMHHVRVHRSDENLAREDQLAWKIAEVAADPVEVEPDVVDMIINRVIDNAAVAAASLTRAPVSAARQQALDHAVSISGEGATVFGCPLERRTSPEWAAWANGVAVRELDYHDTFLAADYSHPGDNVPPIVAVAQHVGSDGAALVRGLATGYEVQIDLVRAISLHKHKIDHVAHLGPAAAAGIGTLLDLPVETIYQAIGQALHTTTATRQSRKGEISTWKAHAPAFAGKMAVEAVDRAMRGETSPSPIYEGEDGVIAWLLDGPDASYEVPLPAPGEPKRGILDSYTKEHSAEYQAQAWIDLARKLHNEHPEHAFAPGNIESIVLHTSHHTHYVIGSGANDPQKYDPTASRETLDHSIPYIFTVALQDGTWHHVDSYLPERASRSDTVELWQKVTTEEDPEWTRRYHSEDPDEKAFGGRVVIRFADGGEIVEAIAVADAHPLGARPFAREDYVRKFRLLAEPVLDAEEIERFLELAQRLPELTADEVRQLSIIAKAGVLASAPAPKGLF, from the coding sequence ATGACCGTCATGCATCACGTCCGTGTCCACCGCAGCGATGAGAACCTCGCCCGGGAGGACCAGCTCGCGTGGAAGATCGCCGAAGTCGCCGCCGACCCCGTCGAGGTCGAGCCGGACGTCGTCGACATGATCATCAACCGGGTCATCGACAACGCCGCGGTGGCCGCGGCGTCGCTCACCCGCGCGCCCGTGAGCGCCGCCCGCCAGCAGGCCCTCGACCACGCCGTCTCGATCTCGGGCGAGGGAGCGACCGTGTTCGGCTGCCCGCTCGAGCGCCGCACGTCGCCGGAATGGGCGGCGTGGGCGAACGGCGTCGCCGTGCGCGAGCTCGACTACCACGACACGTTCCTCGCCGCGGACTACTCGCACCCCGGCGACAACGTCCCGCCGATCGTCGCGGTCGCGCAGCACGTCGGCTCCGACGGCGCGGCGCTCGTGCGGGGTCTCGCGACCGGGTACGAGGTCCAGATCGACCTCGTGCGTGCGATCAGCCTGCACAAGCACAAGATCGACCACGTCGCCCACCTCGGCCCGGCGGCCGCCGCCGGCATCGGCACGCTGCTCGACCTGCCCGTCGAAACGATCTACCAGGCGATCGGACAGGCCCTCCACACGACGACCGCGACGCGGCAGTCCCGCAAGGGCGAGATCTCGACGTGGAAGGCGCACGCGCCGGCCTTCGCGGGCAAGATGGCCGTCGAGGCGGTCGACCGCGCCATGCGCGGCGAGACGTCCCCGTCGCCGATCTACGAGGGCGAGGACGGCGTGATCGCGTGGCTTCTCGACGGGCCGGATGCCTCGTACGAGGTGCCGCTGCCCGCACCGGGCGAGCCCAAGCGGGGCATCCTCGACTCGTACACGAAGGAGCATTCCGCGGAGTACCAGGCCCAGGCGTGGATCGACCTCGCGCGCAAGCTCCACAACGAGCACCCCGAGCACGCCTTCGCGCCCGGCAACATCGAGTCGATCGTCCTGCACACGAGCCACCACACGCACTACGTGATCGGCTCGGGCGCGAACGATCCGCAGAAGTACGACCCGACCGCGTCGCGCGAGACGCTCGACCACTCGATCCCGTACATCTTCACCGTCGCGCTGCAGGACGGCACGTGGCACCACGTCGACTCGTACCTGCCCGAGCGCGCGTCCCGGTCGGACACCGTCGAGCTGTGGCAGAAGGTCACGACCGAGGAGGACCCCGAGTGGACGCGCCGCTACCACTCGGAGGACCCGGACGAGAAGGCGTTCGGCGGCCGGGTCGTGATCCGCTTCGCCGACGGCGGCGAAATCGTCGAGGCGATCGCGGTCGCCGACGCGCACCCGCTCGGCGCTCGCCCGTTCGCGCGTGAGGACTACGTCCGCAAGTTCCGCCTGCTCGCCGAACCCGTGCTCGACGCGGAGGAGATCGAGCGGTTCCTCGAGCTCGCCCAGCGCCTGCCCGAGTTGACGGCCGACGAGGTGCGCCAGCTCTCGATCATCGCGAAGGCCGGCGTCCTCGCAAGCGCACCGGCGCCGAAGGGCCTGTTCTGA
- a CDS encoding TIGR03620 family F420-dependent LLM class oxidoreductase yields the protein MTEPQRPLGTFGVWRRRDGATPDFAAGVERLGYTTLWIGGSPGADLAEAEACLDATEDLVVATGIVNIWRGEAREAAAAFHRLEARHPGRFVLGIGSGHPEADARRAKPLAAMREYLDVLDAEGVPAGRRVVAALGPKTLRLAAERSLGAHPYLTPPGHTRWARGVVGPDALLAPEQMVVAETDAATARAVGRSALRRYLRLQNYASMLRASGFGDDELAGDGNDRVVDELTAWGDPAALASALRAHLDAGADHVCVQVLPIDGDALPALAELRAALA from the coding sequence ATGACCGAACCCCAGCGGCCACTCGGAACCTTCGGCGTGTGGCGCCGTCGCGACGGAGCCACGCCCGACTTCGCGGCCGGCGTCGAACGCCTCGGCTACACGACCCTGTGGATCGGCGGCTCGCCCGGTGCCGACCTCGCCGAGGCGGAGGCATGTCTCGATGCGACCGAGGACCTCGTGGTGGCGACCGGCATCGTGAACATCTGGCGCGGGGAGGCACGCGAGGCGGCCGCGGCGTTCCATCGGCTGGAGGCGCGGCATCCGGGCCGTTTCGTGCTCGGCATCGGGTCGGGGCATCCGGAGGCCGACGCGCGCCGCGCCAAGCCGCTCGCCGCGATGCGCGAGTACCTCGACGTGCTCGATGCCGAGGGTGTGCCCGCGGGGCGTCGCGTCGTCGCAGCGCTCGGACCCAAGACGCTGCGCCTCGCGGCCGAGCGCTCACTCGGCGCGCATCCGTATCTCACGCCGCCCGGTCACACGCGGTGGGCCCGTGGCGTCGTCGGGCCCGACGCGCTGCTCGCACCGGAGCAGATGGTCGTCGCCGAGACGGATGCGGCGACCGCCCGTGCGGTCGGCAGATCCGCCCTCCGCCGGTACCTGCGGTTGCAGAACTACGCCAGCATGCTGCGCGCGTCTGGTTTCGGAGACGACGAGCTGGCGGGCGACGGCAACGACCGCGTCGTGGACGAGCTGACGGCGTGGGGCGATCCGGCTGCGCTCGCCTCCGCCCTTCGCGCGCACCTCGACGCGGGCGCCGACCACGTGTGCGTGCAGGTGCTCCCCATCGACGGCGACGCGCTCCCCGCGCTCGCCGAACTGCGCGCGGCGCTCGCGTAG